The following are from one region of the Pseudodesulfovibrio piezophilus C1TLV30 genome:
- a CDS encoding sulfite exporter TauE/SafE family protein, which produces MFDTVIFCAAWFAAGVVNNLAGFGAAMVAMPVVTTVLPMETAVVSAMPIIIMLNLQMAWVYRHHIPWRAMRFVASGGVLGVAAGMLIMQSIPDEWLRLAMGLFLVFYGIDSLLRQRIVVQGRSYGRWGVVAGFFSTMLGALFSFNGPPLAVYVSMGGWEQKTAKGMLGACFVLSGITLLVGQILTGSETMETLNYSAMGIPATLVGGGVGILASRCVTQAVYRKIILVVIMTAGVSVILSCF; this is translated from the coding sequence ATGTTCGATACAGTCATCTTTTGTGCTGCCTGGTTCGCTGCCGGAGTGGTCAATAATCTTGCCGGATTCGGTGCTGCAATGGTCGCCATGCCCGTGGTGACAACAGTCCTTCCCATGGAGACGGCGGTGGTCAGCGCCATGCCCATTATCATTATGCTCAATCTCCAGATGGCCTGGGTGTACCGTCATCACATCCCATGGCGAGCCATGCGCTTTGTCGCTTCGGGTGGCGTGCTCGGTGTGGCGGCGGGGATGCTGATAATGCAGTCCATACCGGATGAATGGCTCCGATTAGCCATGGGCCTGTTTCTCGTGTTCTACGGCATTGATTCTTTGTTGCGACAACGCATTGTGGTTCAGGGGCGGTCGTATGGCCGATGGGGAGTCGTTGCGGGGTTTTTCTCTACCATGCTTGGAGCGTTGTTCAGCTTTAATGGCCCGCCGCTTGCGGTTTATGTTTCCATGGGCGGTTGGGAACAGAAAACAGCTAAAGGAATGTTGGGGGCTTGCTTTGTGTTATCAGGCATTACTCTATTGGTAGGGCAGATTCTCACCGGCTCAGAGACTATGGAGACTCTGAACTATTCGGCCATGGGAATTCCCGCAACCCTTGTGGGCGGGGGTGTGGGGATACTGGCTTCACGATGTGTCACACAGGCGGTATACCGAAAAATCATTCTGGTCGTGATCATGACCGCCGGGGTATCAGTGATACTCTCCTGTTTCTGA
- a CDS encoding sigma-54 interaction domain-containing protein: protein MKNNTGKRSRRIASKNKYLISSYLCQVFDTMRDGLYITDNKGETLTVNEMYENLTGLKSEDIVGKNVKDLVESGVFDLALNAKVVQTKKAATAVQMTNKGRKVVLMAHPIFDYDEDVELVVTFVRDIALISQLKEQVVAQKQLINKYKHEIQQHNESLYQPSSSVMVDLYDQVRRVARTDATILFLGETGVGKDVMAREVHEKSTRKGQPFLKVDCTSIPENLIESELFGYAPGAFSGADSRGKAGMFEMADKGTLFLDEIGELPLSMQSKLLRVLQNSEIQRVGATRARQIDVRIIAATNRDLEEEVRQGNFRSDLFYRLHVAVIRIPPLRERGEDIHAMLFYFRKQFNTKYKRNLKLSAKVEEAMLNYRWDGNIREMENLMHSLAVTTHDERVELRHLPMRMLDSSAMQCEPGQIGFDIENEQGKDFKTIMAEVEAQYLLHAIERYGSMTEAAERLKINRTTIFRKLKKVGLSGDEREN from the coding sequence ATGAAGAATAATACGGGAAAGCGGTCTCGCCGCATTGCATCAAAGAACAAATATTTGATTTCCAGCTATCTGTGTCAGGTCTTTGATACTATGCGGGACGGTTTGTATATTACAGACAACAAAGGCGAAACCCTGACTGTCAACGAAATGTACGAAAATCTGACCGGCCTGAAGTCCGAGGATATTGTTGGCAAGAACGTCAAAGACCTTGTTGAGAGTGGGGTCTTTGATCTCGCTCTGAACGCCAAGGTGGTGCAGACCAAGAAGGCAGCCACCGCAGTGCAAATGACCAATAAAGGGCGCAAGGTCGTCCTCATGGCTCATCCCATTTTTGATTATGACGAGGATGTGGAGTTGGTTGTCACATTTGTGCGCGATATTGCGTTGATCTCCCAGCTCAAGGAGCAGGTGGTCGCCCAAAAACAGCTCATCAATAAGTATAAACATGAGATCCAACAGCATAATGAGAGTCTGTATCAGCCTTCCAGTTCCGTTATGGTGGACCTCTATGATCAGGTGAGACGGGTGGCAAGGACTGATGCCACCATTTTGTTTCTCGGCGAGACCGGCGTGGGAAAGGATGTCATGGCTCGCGAGGTGCATGAGAAGAGCACGCGCAAGGGACAACCATTTCTCAAGGTCGACTGTACATCAATCCCGGAGAATCTCATTGAATCAGAGCTGTTTGGTTATGCGCCCGGAGCATTTTCCGGCGCAGATTCTCGAGGCAAGGCCGGGATGTTTGAGATGGCGGATAAGGGGACTTTGTTCCTCGACGAGATAGGTGAGTTGCCACTCTCCATGCAGAGCAAGCTTCTTCGGGTGCTTCAGAATAGTGAAATACAGCGGGTCGGAGCAACGAGGGCACGCCAGATCGATGTGCGCATCATCGCGGCTACCAACAGAGATCTGGAGGAAGAGGTCCGGCAGGGAAATTTTCGGAGTGATCTTTTTTACCGTCTCCATGTGGCGGTTATACGTATACCCCCTTTGCGTGAGCGTGGTGAGGATATCCATGCCATGCTCTTCTACTTTCGCAAACAGTTCAATACCAAATACAAGCGTAACCTCAAGCTCTCGGCCAAGGTGGAGGAGGCCATGCTCAATTATCGCTGGGATGGGAATATCCGCGAGATGGAGAACTTGATGCATAGCCTGGCTGTCACCACCCATGATGAGCGTGTGGAGTTGCGGCACCTCCCTATGCGGATGCTTGATTCCTCTGCCATGCAGTGTGAACCGGGGCAGATCGGATTTGATATCGAGAATGAGCAGGGAAAGGATTTCAAAACGATTATGGCGGAGGTGGAAGCTCAGTATTTATTGCACGCCATTGAACGGTACGGTTCGATGACCGAAGCCGCTGAGCGGCTCAAAATCAATCGGACAACAATCTTTCGAAAACTCAAGAAGGTTGGTTTGTCCGGCGATGAGCGTGAAAACTGA